One stretch of Micromonospora cremea DNA includes these proteins:
- a CDS encoding helix-turn-helix transcriptional regulator, whose amino-acid sequence MSRTRTERLVNLVICLLSTRRFLTAAQIAATVPGYEHDPDDARDHEAFQRKFERDKAELRELGVPLETGTASVFDAEPGYRIAHREYALPDIPLEPDEAAAVGIAARLWQHAGLAAAASSGLAKLRAAGVDVDPQATLGLEPMVTVDPAFAPLTAAARDRREVGFDYRVPDRDAPSRRRLQPWGVVCWRGRWYVVGHDLDRAATRCFRLSRVVGAVRVTGEPGGYQPPAGVDLISHVARWSGPVERTGRATVLAAPGRAAGLRRWAVEVTAGPDGDRLVLPYADPDGLAGQLVRYGPDVRVLDPPEVREAVIQRLKEIAARHDELVVTGGAR is encoded by the coding sequence GTGTCGCGGACCCGCACCGAACGCCTGGTCAACCTGGTGATCTGCCTGCTGTCCACGCGACGGTTCCTGACCGCCGCGCAGATCGCCGCGACCGTGCCCGGTTACGAGCACGATCCGGACGACGCGCGTGACCACGAGGCGTTCCAGCGCAAGTTCGAGCGGGACAAGGCCGAGCTGCGTGAGCTGGGCGTGCCGCTGGAGACCGGGACGGCCAGCGTCTTCGACGCCGAGCCCGGTTACCGGATCGCCCACCGCGAGTACGCGTTGCCCGATATCCCTCTCGAACCGGACGAGGCCGCTGCCGTGGGCATCGCCGCGCGGCTGTGGCAGCACGCCGGTCTCGCCGCCGCCGCCTCGTCGGGACTGGCCAAGCTGCGCGCCGCCGGGGTGGACGTGGACCCGCAGGCCACCCTGGGCCTGGAGCCGATGGTCACCGTCGACCCGGCGTTCGCGCCGCTGACCGCCGCTGCCCGCGACCGCCGCGAGGTCGGGTTCGACTACCGAGTGCCCGACCGGGACGCGCCCAGCCGCCGGCGGCTGCAGCCGTGGGGCGTGGTCTGCTGGCGTGGCCGGTGGTATGTGGTCGGCCACGACCTGGACCGCGCGGCGACGCGTTGCTTCCGGCTGTCCCGGGTGGTCGGCGCGGTCCGGGTGACCGGCGAGCCCGGCGGTTACCAACCGCCGGCCGGCGTCGACCTGATCAGTCACGTGGCCCGCTGGTCCGGCCCGGTGGAGCGCACCGGCCGGGCCACCGTGCTGGCCGCACCGGGCCGGGCCGCCGGGCTGCGCCGCTGGGCGGTCGAGGTGACCGCCGGGCCGGACGGCGACCGGCTGGTCCTGCCGTACGCCGACCCGGACGGGCTGGCCGGCCAACTCGTCCGGTACGGCCCGGACGTGCGGGTGCTCGACCCGCCGGAGGTCCGCGAGGCGGTCATCCAGCGGCTCAAGGAGATCGCCGCCCGGCACGACGAGCTCGTCGTCACCGGGGGTGCCCGATGA
- the rfbC gene encoding dTDP-4-dehydrorhamnose 3,5-epimerase, which translates to MKIRELGIEGAWEITPQQHGDPRGMFMEWYRFDRLAEAVGHPLRLAQANLSVSARGVVRGIHFADVPPGQAKYVTCVRGAVLDVVVDLRVGSPTFGRWEGVRLDDTDRRAVYLSEGLGHGFCALTDDATLSYLCSTTYNPTGEHAVHPLDEELGIEWPADVPLLSARDEAAPTLAQARERGLLPEYDSCRRFVASLGQDGMSHSAGM; encoded by the coding sequence ATGAAGATCCGGGAGCTGGGCATCGAGGGCGCCTGGGAGATCACTCCGCAGCAGCACGGCGACCCGCGCGGCATGTTCATGGAGTGGTACCGCTTCGACCGGCTCGCCGAGGCCGTCGGGCATCCGCTGCGGCTGGCCCAGGCCAACCTGTCGGTCTCCGCACGCGGGGTGGTGCGCGGCATCCACTTCGCCGACGTGCCCCCCGGGCAGGCCAAGTACGTCACCTGCGTACGCGGCGCCGTGCTCGACGTGGTGGTGGACCTGCGGGTGGGCTCGCCGACCTTCGGCCGGTGGGAGGGCGTCCGGCTGGACGACACCGACCGCCGGGCGGTCTACCTCAGCGAGGGGCTGGGGCACGGGTTCTGCGCGCTGACCGACGACGCGACCCTGAGCTACCTCTGCTCAACCACCTACAACCCGACCGGCGAGCACGCGGTACACCCGCTGGACGAGGAACTGGGCATCGAGTGGCCCGCCGACGTCCCGCTGCTGTCGGCCCGCGACGAGGCGGCGCCGACGCTGGCGCAGGCCCGCGAGCGGGGTCTGTTGCCGGAGTACGACAGCTGCCGGCGGTTCGTGGCGAGCCTCGGGCAGGACGGAATGTCGCACTCAGCCGGTATGTGA
- a CDS encoding cation diffusion facilitator family transporter has product MAQAIKTGSVGTVVVAGAANLAIAVAKLIAGLISGSAAMLSEAAHSVADTTTEVLLYQALRRGARPADTRHPFGYGKESYVWAFFAAMFTFVAGAGFAVTHGVTTILVHEHSGDYLISYIVLGVSFVIESISLTRAVRQVRRESRRWQTTPQRFLRLTADTAVKAVFLEDSAALIGLVLAGLGVGLSQATGDEVWDGVASILIGLLLLTVAGILAANNLSLLVGRAVPARLGRAIEQELAGLPDVERIDTLLTMQLGPDDILVAAKIDFRDEATGAAIEASADEAERRLTARFPEIRYVFLDPTRSLPGALGQARNTQARPSPDAGGEPDPS; this is encoded by the coding sequence ATGGCGCAAGCGATCAAGACCGGAAGCGTCGGCACTGTGGTCGTCGCCGGCGCCGCTAACCTCGCCATCGCGGTGGCCAAGCTGATCGCCGGGCTCATCTCCGGCTCGGCCGCGATGCTCTCCGAGGCGGCGCACTCGGTCGCCGACACCACCACCGAGGTGCTGCTCTACCAGGCACTACGCCGCGGCGCCCGGCCGGCGGACACCCGGCACCCCTTCGGGTACGGCAAGGAGAGCTACGTCTGGGCGTTCTTCGCCGCCATGTTCACCTTCGTCGCCGGCGCCGGTTTCGCCGTCACCCACGGCGTGACCACCATCCTGGTGCACGAGCACAGCGGCGACTACCTGATCTCGTACATCGTGCTGGGGGTGTCCTTCGTCATCGAGTCGATCTCGCTGACCCGGGCGGTCCGGCAGGTCCGCCGCGAATCCCGACGGTGGCAGACCACTCCCCAACGTTTCCTGCGGCTGACCGCCGACACCGCCGTCAAGGCGGTCTTCCTGGAGGACAGCGCCGCCCTGATCGGCCTGGTGCTGGCCGGGCTCGGGGTCGGCCTGTCCCAGGCCACCGGCGACGAGGTGTGGGACGGCGTCGCGTCGATCCTGATCGGGCTGCTGCTCCTGACCGTCGCCGGGATCCTGGCCGCCAACAACCTCTCGCTGCTGGTCGGCCGGGCGGTCCCGGCGCGGCTGGGCCGCGCGATCGAGCAGGAGCTGGCCGGGCTGCCGGATGTGGAGCGGATCGACACCCTGCTGACCATGCAGCTCGGCCCGGACGACATCCTGGTCGCCGCGAAGATCGACTTCCGCGACGAGGCCACCGGCGCGGCCATCGAGGCCAGCGCCGACGAGGCCGAACGGCGACTCACCGCGCGGTTCCCGGAGATCCGCTACGTCTTCCTCGACCCCACCCGATCGCTGCCCGGCGCCCTCGGCCAGGCCCGCAACACCCAGGCCAGGCCGAGCCCGGACGCCGGCGGCGAACCCGACCCCAGCTGA
- a CDS encoding glycosyltransferase family 2 protein, producing MINGKRILIIIPALNESGSIADVVGEVLGELPAVDVLVVDDGSTDRTAAVAAAAGARVAKLPYNLGVGGAMRLGYRYARDHDYDVAIQVDADGQHDPRYVPKLVDMLDDNDLVIGARFAGEGDYSVRGPRRWAMVMLSAVLSRVARTKLTDTTSGFRAANRRVIEMFAGWYPAEYLGDTVETLVHTARRGYRIRQVPVAMRKRMAGTPSHSPAKAMIYLGRAFAVLTLALIRR from the coding sequence ATGATTAACGGCAAGCGGATCCTGATCATCATCCCGGCCCTCAACGAGTCGGGTTCCATCGCCGACGTCGTCGGCGAGGTCCTCGGCGAACTGCCGGCCGTGGACGTCCTCGTGGTCGACGACGGTTCCACCGACCGCACCGCGGCCGTCGCCGCCGCGGCCGGCGCTCGGGTCGCGAAGCTGCCGTACAACCTCGGCGTCGGCGGGGCGATGCGCCTCGGCTACCGGTACGCCCGGGACCACGACTACGACGTGGCCATCCAGGTCGACGCCGACGGCCAGCACGACCCGCGCTACGTGCCGAAGCTCGTCGACATGCTCGACGACAACGACCTGGTGATCGGCGCCCGGTTCGCCGGCGAGGGTGACTACAGCGTCCGTGGCCCGCGCCGCTGGGCGATGGTGATGCTCTCGGCCGTGCTGTCCCGGGTGGCCCGCACCAAGCTCACCGACACGACGTCCGGCTTCCGGGCGGCCAACCGGCGGGTGATCGAGATGTTCGCCGGCTGGTACCCGGCCGAGTACCTCGGCGACACGGTGGAGACGCTGGTGCACACCGCTCGTCGCGGCTACCGGATCCGGCAGGTGCCCGTCGCCATGCGCAAGCGGATGGCCGGCACTCCGAGCCACTCCCCCGCCAAGGCGATGATCTACCTGGGCCGCGCGTTCGCGGTG
- the rfbB gene encoding dTDP-glucose 4,6-dehydratase — protein sequence MRILVTGGAGFIGSEYVRLLLGKPLGSAAGVPGLDPAAVTVLDKLTYSGNLANLDPVRDDPRLRFVQGDICDPALVDEVVAGHDVIVHFAAESHVDRSIAGAAPFVTTNVLGTQTLLDAALRHGTGRFVHVSTDEVYGSIDEGSWTETWPLAPNSPYSASKAGSDLLALSYHRTHGMDVVVTRCSNNYGPYQFPEKVIPLFVTNLLDGGTVPLYGDGGNIRDWLHVHDHCRGIALVQQKGRAGEVYNIGGGTELTNKELTGRLLDACGAGWDRVVPVADRKGHDRRYSLDITKISEELGYAPSIDLDRGLADTVRWYRDNRAWWEPLKSAPAA from the coding sequence GTGAGGATCCTCGTCACCGGCGGAGCCGGATTCATCGGGTCGGAGTACGTTCGCCTGCTGCTGGGCAAGCCCCTGGGCAGCGCCGCGGGCGTGCCTGGGCTCGATCCGGCGGCCGTGACCGTGCTCGACAAGTTGACCTACTCGGGCAACCTGGCCAACCTCGACCCGGTGCGCGACGACCCCCGGCTGCGGTTCGTGCAGGGTGACATCTGCGACCCGGCCCTGGTCGACGAGGTTGTCGCCGGGCACGACGTGATCGTGCACTTCGCCGCCGAATCGCACGTCGACCGCTCCATCGCCGGCGCCGCCCCGTTCGTCACCACCAACGTGCTCGGCACCCAGACGCTGCTGGACGCCGCGCTGCGCCACGGCACCGGGCGGTTCGTGCACGTCTCCACCGACGAGGTCTACGGCTCGATCGACGAAGGTTCCTGGACCGAGACCTGGCCGCTGGCGCCGAACTCGCCGTACTCGGCCTCGAAGGCCGGCTCCGACCTGCTCGCCCTGTCCTACCACCGCACCCACGGCATGGACGTGGTGGTCACCCGCTGCTCCAACAACTACGGGCCGTACCAGTTCCCCGAGAAGGTCATCCCGCTGTTCGTCACCAACCTGCTCGACGGCGGCACCGTCCCGCTCTACGGCGACGGCGGCAACATCCGCGACTGGCTGCACGTGCACGACCACTGCCGGGGCATCGCCCTCGTGCAGCAGAAGGGCCGCGCCGGTGAGGTCTACAACATCGGCGGCGGCACCGAGCTGACCAACAAGGAACTCACCGGCCGGCTGCTGGACGCCTGCGGCGCCGGCTGGGACCGGGTGGTCCCGGTCGCCGACCGCAAGGGCCACGACCGCCGCTACTCGCTCGACATCACCAAGATCAGCGAAGAGCTGGGGTACGCCCCGAGCATCGACCTGGACCGCGGCCTCGCCGACACCGTGCGCTGGTACCGGGACAACCGGGCCTGGTGGGAGCCGCTGAAGTCGGCCCCGGCCGCATGA
- a CDS encoding DUF2304 domain-containing protein, with the protein MKLTLVTGLTGLILLGTIVELLRRRQLREKYGMLWLGVLVIIIPLSLFPRLLDNVAELLGVASGVSLVLFLGIVFLLLVCVHLSWEVSALEEETRTLAEDFALLRAEIDADRAARDELVSTDD; encoded by the coding sequence ATGAAGCTCACCCTGGTCACCGGCCTGACCGGCCTCATACTGCTCGGCACCATCGTCGAGCTTCTGCGCCGGCGGCAGCTGCGCGAGAAGTACGGCATGCTCTGGCTCGGCGTCCTGGTGATCATCATCCCGCTGTCGCTCTTCCCTCGCCTGCTGGACAACGTCGCCGAACTGCTCGGCGTCGCCTCCGGCGTCAGCCTGGTGCTCTTCCTCGGCATCGTCTTCCTGCTGCTGGTGTGCGTGCACCTGAGCTGGGAGGTCAGCGCCCTGGAGGAGGAGACCCGCACCCTGGCCGAAGACTTCGCCCTCCTGCGGGCGGAGATCGACGCGGACCGGGCGGCCCGAGACGAACTGGTGTCCACCGATGATTAA
- a CDS encoding cupin domain-containing protein, translated as MTGGDRATPQPQRGQAGWQDPGPRDVVRDRQNPDLLTPPSTDAGTLPNLQFSFSDAHTRIQRGGWTREVTVRELPIATELCGVDMTLEPGAYRELHWHKQSEWAYVSRGSARISAVDQEGRNFLDDVRAGDLWFFPQGVPHHIQALDEGVEFLLVFDDGAFTENGTFLISDFFAHTPKEVLAKNFGWRPEQLDSIPEREKYIFAGEVPPPLDRDRVVSPTGDVPRTLTHRLQAQQPQRFPGGQVRIADVGQFAASTTICAALVEVDPGGMRELHWHPTDDEWQYYLSGHGRMGCSPARVWPAPSTCAPATSGTCRSPTATTSRTSATSLWSSWRFSASPGSRTSP; from the coding sequence ATGACGGGCGGGGACAGGGCGACGCCACAACCGCAGAGGGGACAGGCCGGCTGGCAGGATCCCGGGCCGCGCGACGTGGTCCGGGACCGGCAGAACCCCGATCTGTTGACACCACCGAGCACGGACGCGGGCACGCTGCCCAACCTGCAGTTCTCCTTCTCCGACGCGCACACCCGCATCCAACGCGGCGGCTGGACCCGCGAGGTCACCGTGCGGGAGCTGCCGATCGCCACCGAGCTGTGCGGCGTGGACATGACGCTGGAACCGGGCGCGTACCGGGAGCTGCACTGGCACAAGCAGTCCGAGTGGGCGTACGTGTCGCGCGGCAGCGCCCGGATCAGCGCGGTCGACCAGGAGGGCCGTAACTTCCTCGACGACGTGCGCGCCGGCGACCTGTGGTTCTTCCCGCAGGGGGTGCCGCACCACATCCAGGCCCTCGACGAGGGCGTCGAGTTCCTGCTGGTATTCGACGACGGGGCGTTCACCGAGAACGGCACGTTCCTGATCAGCGACTTCTTCGCGCACACGCCAAAGGAGGTGCTGGCGAAGAACTTCGGCTGGCGGCCCGAACAGCTCGACTCGATCCCGGAGCGGGAGAAGTACATCTTCGCCGGGGAGGTGCCGCCGCCGCTGGACCGGGACCGGGTGGTGAGCCCGACCGGGGACGTGCCCCGCACGCTGACCCACCGGCTGCAGGCACAGCAGCCGCAGCGGTTCCCCGGCGGCCAGGTGCGCATCGCCGACGTGGGCCAGTTCGCCGCGTCCACCACCATCTGCGCCGCGCTGGTGGAGGTCGACCCGGGTGGGATGCGGGAGCTGCACTGGCATCCCACCGACGACGAGTGGCAGTACTACCTCTCCGGCCATGGCCGGATGGGGTGTTCGCCAGCCAGGGTGTGGCCGGCACCTTCGACATGCGCTCCGGCGACGTCGGGTACGTGCCGTTCGCCTACGGCCACTACATCGAGAACCTCGGCGACGAGCCTCTGGTCTTCCTGGAGATTTTCCGCAAGCCCCGGTTCGAGGACATCTCCCTGA
- the pafA gene encoding Pup--protein ligase gives MERRIFGLETEYGVTCTYRGQRRLSPDEVARYLFRRVVSWGRSSNVFLRNGARLYLDVGSHPEYATPECDSVTDLVAHDRAGERILEGLLVDAEKRLHDEGIAGEIYLFKNNTDSAGNSYGCHENYLVSRHGEFGRLADVLIPFLVTRQLICGAGKVLQTPRGAVYCLSQRAEHIWEGVSSATTRSRPIINTRDEPHADAERYRRLHVIVGDSNMNEVTTLLKVGTADIVLRMIEAGVVMRDLSLENPIRAIREVSHDITGRRKVRLASGKEVSALDIQQEYLAKATEFVERRGGDQAAKRVVELWGRVLNAVETGDLEPVSREIDWVSKLRLIERYQRKHDLPLSHPRVAQMDLAYHDVRRGRGLYGLLERRGEVDRVATDPEIFEAKETPPQTTRARLRGEFIRHAQEKRRDFTVDWVHLKLNDQAQRTVLCKDPFRAYDERVERLIASM, from the coding sequence ATGGAGCGGCGAATCTTCGGCCTCGAGACCGAGTACGGCGTCACCTGCACCTATCGCGGGCAGCGGCGGCTGTCCCCGGACGAGGTCGCGCGGTATCTGTTCCGTCGCGTCGTGTCCTGGGGTCGGTCGAGCAACGTGTTCCTGCGTAACGGGGCCCGGCTCTACCTGGACGTCGGGTCGCACCCGGAGTACGCCACACCGGAGTGCGACTCGGTGACCGACCTGGTCGCCCACGACCGGGCCGGCGAGCGGATCCTGGAGGGCCTGCTCGTCGACGCGGAGAAGCGGCTGCACGACGAGGGCATCGCGGGTGAGATCTACCTGTTCAAGAACAACACCGACTCGGCCGGCAACTCGTACGGCTGCCACGAGAACTACCTGGTCTCCCGGCACGGCGAGTTCGGCCGGCTCGCCGACGTACTCATCCCCTTCCTGGTCACCCGACAGTTGATCTGCGGGGCCGGCAAGGTCCTGCAGACCCCGCGCGGCGCGGTCTACTGCCTGTCGCAGCGGGCCGAGCACATCTGGGAGGGCGTCTCCTCGGCGACCACCCGCAGCCGCCCGATCATCAACACCCGGGACGAGCCGCACGCCGACGCCGAGCGCTACCGGCGGCTGCACGTGATCGTCGGCGACTCCAACATGAACGAGGTCACCACGCTGCTCAAGGTCGGCACGGCCGACATCGTGCTGCGGATGATCGAGGCCGGGGTGGTGATGCGCGACCTGTCGCTGGAGAACCCGATCCGGGCGATCCGGGAGGTCTCGCACGACATCACCGGCCGGCGCAAGGTCCGGTTGGCCTCCGGCAAGGAGGTCAGCGCGCTGGACATCCAGCAGGAGTACCTCGCCAAGGCCACCGAGTTCGTGGAGCGCCGCGGCGGCGACCAGGCGGCCAAGCGGGTGGTCGAGCTGTGGGGCCGGGTGTTGAACGCGGTGGAGACCGGGGACCTGGAGCCGGTCTCCCGGGAAATCGACTGGGTCAGCAAGCTGCGCCTGATCGAGCGCTACCAACGCAAGCACGACCTGCCGCTGTCCCACCCGCGGGTGGCGCAGATGGACCTGGCCTACCACGACGTGCGCCGCGGTCGCGGCCTCTACGGGCTGCTGGAGCGCCGCGGCGAGGTGGACCGGGTGGCCACCGACCCGGAGATCTTCGAGGCCAAGGAGACCCCGCCGCAGACCACCCGGGCCCGGCTGCGCGGCGAGTTCATTCGGCACGCCCAGGAGAAGCGGCGGGACTTCACCGTCGACTGGGTGCACCTGAAGCTCAACGACCAGGCGCAGCGCACCGTGCTCTGCAAGGACCCGTTCCGGGCGTACGACGAGCGGGTGGAGCGGCTGATCGCCAGCATGTGA
- the rfbA gene encoding glucose-1-phosphate thymidylyltransferase RfbA, translated as MRGILLAGGTGSRLWPITRAVSKQLMPVFDKPMIYYPLSTLVMSGVREILVITTPEDQDQFRRLLGDGSQFGLRLEYLSQARPEGIAQAFILGADFIGDDSVALILGDNIFHGVGLGRQLADHRDLVGGRVFAYPVANPQEYGVVDFDADGRVLSIEEKPARPKSRYAVPGLYFYDNRVVDIAGKLTPSARGELEITAVNEAYRETGELSVTVLDRGTAWLDTGTFTSMMQAGEFVRVVEERQGLKIGCVEEVAWRAGLIDDAQLRALAEPLTKSGYGDYLLRLLAEGHGPQVGR; from the coding sequence GTGCGCGGAATCCTACTCGCCGGTGGCACCGGATCCCGGCTCTGGCCGATCACCCGGGCGGTGTCCAAGCAGCTGATGCCGGTCTTCGACAAGCCGATGATCTACTACCCGCTCTCCACCCTGGTGATGTCCGGGGTGCGGGAGATCCTGGTGATCACCACTCCGGAGGACCAGGACCAGTTCCGTCGGCTGCTCGGCGACGGCAGCCAGTTCGGGCTGCGGCTGGAATACCTCAGCCAGGCCCGCCCGGAGGGCATCGCGCAGGCGTTCATCCTCGGCGCGGACTTCATCGGCGACGATTCGGTGGCGCTGATCCTCGGCGACAACATCTTCCACGGCGTCGGCCTGGGCCGGCAGCTCGCCGACCACCGTGACCTGGTCGGCGGCCGGGTCTTCGCGTACCCGGTGGCCAACCCCCAGGAGTACGGGGTGGTCGACTTCGACGCCGACGGCCGGGTGCTCTCGATCGAGGAGAAGCCGGCCCGGCCGAAGTCCCGCTACGCGGTGCCGGGCCTGTACTTCTACGACAACCGGGTGGTCGACATCGCCGGCAAGCTCACCCCCAGCGCCCGTGGCGAGCTGGAGATCACCGCGGTCAACGAGGCGTACCGGGAGACCGGGGAGCTGTCGGTGACGGTGCTGGACCGGGGCACGGCCTGGCTGGACACGGGCACCTTCACCTCGATGATGCAGGCGGGCGAGTTCGTCCGGGTGGTCGAGGAGCGCCAGGGCTTGAAGATCGGCTGTGTCGAGGAGGTGGCCTGGCGGGCCGGCCTGATCGACGACGCGCAGCTCCGCGCGCTCGCCGAGCCGCTGACCAAGAGCGGCTACGGCGACTACCTGCTCCGTCTTCTCGCCGAGGGGCACGGCCCGCAGGTGGGTCGATGA
- a CDS encoding DUF3866 family protein, with protein sequence MVRWRAGTVAALRRQWTGAVELDVDLPDGTRMRALAYPELVGTPEPGDRVLLNAGALLMGLGTGGYALVVALPDRLPPDPPDAGDTRDAGHLVKARYTPLQPILLGVDEEASPHRDVLADADDLGGLPVVTADLHSALAAILAGIRADAPHARVAYLLTDGGALPAWFSRTLAGLRAELAGTITVGQAFGGDLEATTLHGGLLAARYVLRADVAVVAQGPGNLGTGTRWGFSGVAVGEAVNAIATLGGRPVGSLRISAADPRPRHRGVSHHSLTAYGRVALAPAELVVPDDLDPALAAEVDAALAPLAARHRIVRVGTAGLDAALRASVVPLSTMGRGLDADHAYFLSAAAAGRHATTLLP encoded by the coding sequence ATGGTGCGATGGCGGGCGGGGACGGTGGCGGCGCTGCGACGGCAGTGGACCGGGGCGGTGGAGCTGGACGTCGACCTGCCCGATGGCACCCGCATGCGGGCGCTGGCCTACCCGGAGCTGGTCGGCACGCCCGAGCCCGGCGACCGGGTGCTGCTCAACGCCGGGGCGCTGCTGATGGGGCTGGGCACCGGCGGGTACGCCCTGGTGGTGGCTCTGCCGGACCGGCTGCCGCCGGACCCGCCGGACGCCGGCGACACCCGCGACGCGGGGCACCTCGTCAAGGCCCGCTACACCCCACTGCAACCCATCCTGCTCGGCGTCGACGAGGAGGCGTCACCGCACCGGGACGTGCTGGCCGACGCCGACGACCTGGGCGGACTGCCGGTCGTCACCGCCGACCTGCACTCGGCCCTCGCGGCGATCCTGGCCGGCATCCGCGCCGACGCCCCGCACGCCCGGGTGGCGTACCTGCTCACCGACGGCGGGGCGTTGCCGGCCTGGTTCTCCCGCACCCTCGCCGGGCTGCGCGCCGAGCTGGCCGGCACGATCACCGTCGGGCAGGCGTTCGGCGGCGACCTGGAGGCCACCACCCTGCACGGCGGCCTGCTCGCCGCCCGGTACGTGCTGCGCGCCGACGTGGCCGTGGTCGCGCAGGGCCCCGGCAACCTCGGTACCGGCACCCGGTGGGGCTTCTCCGGCGTGGCCGTCGGCGAGGCGGTCAACGCGATCGCCACGCTGGGCGGTCGACCGGTCGGGTCACTGCGGATCTCCGCCGCCGATCCCCGCCCCCGGCACCGGGGCGTGTCGCACCACAGCCTCACCGCGTACGGGCGGGTGGCGCTCGCCCCGGCGGAGCTGGTGGTGCCCGACGACCTGGACCCGGCGTTGGCCGCCGAGGTGGACGCGGCGCTGGCCCCGCTGGCGGCCCGGCACCGGATCGTCCGGGTGGGCACCGCCGGCCTCGACGCCGCGCTGCGGGCCAGCGTCGTGCCACTGTCCACCATGGGGCGTGGCCTCGACGCCGACCACGCCTACTTCCTCTCGGCGGCGGCAGCCGGCCGCCACGCCACCACCCTGCTCCCCTGA
- the rfbD gene encoding dTDP-4-dehydrorhamnose reductase: protein MTRLLVTGTGGMLGRDLVAVLDGRPDLKVTAATRADLDLTDAAAVRATVAGHDVVINAAAWTDVDGAEADEAAATVVNGDGVAHLATACAGTGSRLIQVSTDYVFAGDADTPYAEDAPTAPVNAYGRSKLAGERAVARLLPDGGYVVRTAWLYGAHGPNFVSTMLRLAEQREHLDVVDDQHGQPTWSYALAERLVALADAAVAGRAAPGVYHGTCTGQTTWYGLARAAFALRGLDPERIRPTTSDRFRRPAPRPAYSVLSHGRWAAAGLPSLPDWHATLVEAFASPAPPAPWKVA from the coding sequence ATGACCCGACTGCTCGTCACCGGCACCGGCGGCATGCTCGGCCGGGACCTGGTCGCCGTCCTCGACGGCCGGCCGGACCTGAAGGTGACCGCCGCCACCCGCGCGGACCTGGACCTCACCGACGCCGCGGCGGTCCGCGCCACGGTGGCCGGGCACGACGTCGTGATCAACGCCGCGGCGTGGACCGACGTCGACGGCGCCGAGGCCGACGAGGCGGCCGCCACCGTGGTCAACGGCGACGGCGTCGCGCACCTGGCGACGGCGTGCGCGGGCACCGGATCCCGGCTGATCCAGGTCTCCACCGACTACGTCTTCGCCGGCGACGCCGACACCCCGTACGCCGAGGACGCGCCCACCGCGCCCGTCAACGCGTACGGCCGGAGCAAGCTCGCCGGAGAGCGGGCCGTCGCCCGGCTGCTGCCCGACGGCGGCTACGTCGTGCGCACCGCCTGGCTGTACGGCGCGCACGGCCCGAACTTCGTCTCCACCATGCTCCGGCTCGCCGAGCAGCGCGAGCACCTCGACGTGGTCGACGACCAGCACGGCCAGCCCACCTGGTCGTACGCCCTCGCCGAGCGGCTGGTCGCCCTCGCCGACGCGGCGGTGGCCGGCAGGGCCGCCCCCGGCGTCTACCACGGCACCTGCACCGGCCAGACCACCTGGTACGGGCTGGCCCGGGCGGCCTTCGCGCTGCGCGGGCTGGACCCGGAGCGGATCAGACCCACCACCAGTGACCGGTTTCGGCGTCCCGCCCCCCGACCGGCGTACAGTGTGCTATCGCACGGCCGTTGGGCCGCTGCGGGCCTGCCGTCGCTTCCGGACTGGCACGCCACCCTGGTTGAAGCCTTCGCCTCCCCCGCTCCGCCCGCCCCGTGGAAGGTCGCATGA